The proteins below are encoded in one region of Juglans microcarpa x Juglans regia isolate MS1-56 chromosome 4D, Jm3101_v1.0, whole genome shotgun sequence:
- the LOC121259326 gene encoding glutathione S-transferase-like — protein sequence MAAIKVHGTPFSTASARVLATLYEKEVEFELVPVDMRAGEHKKESFLSINPFGQVPGFEHGDLTLFESRSITKYVANEFAEKGTDLVFGDSKKKAIIGVWMEVEAHQFDPVATKLTWELAAKPAFGMTTDKAVVEENETKLAKVLDVYESRLAESKYLGCESFTLVDLHHLPNIHYLMGTEIKKLFDSRPHVSAWIADITARPAWSKVIAMQKQQ from the exons ATGGCGGCCATCAAAGTACATGGAACCCCTTTCTCAACAGCTTCGGCTCGAGTTCTGGCTACCCTTTATGAGAAAGAGGTTGAATTTGAGCTCGTTCCGGTAGACATGAGAGCTGGTGAACATAAAAAGGAGTCCTTCTTGTCCATCAAT CCGTTTGGTCAAGTTCCAGGCTTTGAACATGGAGATCTAACGCTCTTTG AATCAAGGTCAATTACAAAGTACGTTGCCAACGAGTTTGCTGAGAAGGGGACCGACCTGGTATTCGGAGACTCTAAGAAGAAAGCAATCATAGGGGTGTGGATGGAGGTGGAGGCTCACCAATTTGACCCGGTAGCTACGAAGCTTACCTGGGAGCTGGCAGCCAAGCCAGCGTTTGGCATGACTACAGATAAGGCTGTCGTGGAGGAGAACGAAACTAAGCTGGCTAAGGTCCTTGATGTCTATGAGAGTCGACTGGCCGAGTCCAAGTACCTGGGATGTGAAAGCTTCACCTTGGTGGATCTGCACCACCTGCCCAATATACATTACTTGATGGGCACTGAGATTAAGAAGCTCTTTGATTCCCGCCCCCATGTCAGTGCGTGGATAGCCGATATCACAGCGAGGCCAGCTTGGTCGAAGGTCATTGCCATGCAAAAGCAACAGTAA
- the LOC121259319 gene encoding putative pentatricopeptide repeat-containing protein At5g40405 produces the protein MFSNPVKSFTPITDRILHLLSNCSYPTHIHQIHAQLIVQNLHSNTTIAHHFITASQSLGLLDSALTLFTQLSRPHVFICNTLIRAFSHSHIPHTPLSIYSHMHGNSTLPNNYTFPFLLKSLSDFRELKLGECIHTHIIKLGHANDIYVENALLDLYASCGRLRLCQRVFDEMPHRDVVSWTVLITGYKNAGKYDDALIAFEEMQYAGVVPNQVTMVNALAACSNFGALEMGVWIHDFIKKRAWELDVILGTALIDMYGKCGRIEESLGVFRSMKEKNVLTWNALIKGLALAKGGEEAIWWFNRMEQEGFKADEVTLVGVLCACSHTGFVDTGQRIFNSLIDGRFGFLPNIRHYACIIDLYARAGRLEDAFNFTKVMPFKPTKAMWGSLLAGSRAQGNLEFGEFAAWKLLELEPENSAFYVVLSNLYAEMGRWSDVEKVRIMMKDRGLKKDLGCSSVGPEPLEDVFEFLAQ, from the coding sequence ATGTTTTCCAACCCAGTAAAGTCTTTTACTCCCATAACAGACAGAATTCTCCATCTCCTAAGCAATTGCTCATATCCCACGCACATCCACCAAATTCATGCCCAACTCATCGTCCAAAACCTGCATTCAAACACCACCATTGCCCACCACTTCATCACTGCCTCCCAATCCTTAGGCCTATTGGACTCCGCCCTCACCCTCTTCACCCAACTATCCAGACCCCATGTTTTCATTTGCAACACACTTATTAGAGCCTTTTCTCACTCCCACATACCACATACCCCTCTCTCCATATACAGCCACATGCACGGAAACTCTACCCTTCCTAATAACTATACCTTCCCTTTCCTCCTTAAGTCCTTGTCTGACTTCCGTGAACTTAAGCTGGGCGAATGCATACATACCCATATTATAAAACTGGGTCATGCTAATGATATTTATGTTGAAAATGCATTGTTGGATTTATATGCATCATGTGGGCGTTTGAGATTATGTCAACGCGTGTTCGATGAAATGCCTCACAGAGATGTTGTGTCGTGGACTGTTTTGATTACGGGATATAAGAATGCTGGGAAGTATGATGATGCTTTGATTGCTTTTGAAGAAATGCAATATGCAGGTGTGGTACCGAATCAGGTTACTATGGTTAATGCCTTGGCAGCGTGTTCAAATTTTGGGGCCCTTGAAATGGGTGTTTGGATTCATGATTTTATAAAGAAGAGGGCATGGGAGTTGGATGTGATTTTGGGGACCGCTTTGATTGATATGTATGGAAAATGTGGGAGAATTGAAGAGAGTTTGGGTGTTTTCAGAAGCATGAAGGAAAAGAATGTACTTACGTGGAATGCACTTATTAAAGGACTAGCCCTAGCTAAGGGTGGGGAGGAGGCTATTTGGTGGTTCAATAGAATGGAGCAGGAAGGATTCAAGGCCGATGAAGTGACTCTGGTCGGGGTGCTATGTGCTTGTAGTCACACGGGGTTTGTAGATACTGGTCAACGGATCTTTAATTCCCTGATTGATGGGAGGTTTGGGTTTTTACCCAATATCAGACATTATGCTTGTATAATTGACCTGTATGCACGTGCTGGACGTCTCGAAGACGCTTTCAATTTCACAAAAGTTATGCCTTTTAAGCCCACCAAAGCTATGTGGGGATCCCTGCTAGCTGGTTCTAGAGCTCAGGGGAATTTGGAATTCGGTGAGTTTGCAGCTTGGAAGCTCCTGGAACTGGAGCCAGAGAATAGTGCTTTCTACGTTGTGCTATCTAATCTGTATGCAGAGATGGGAAGATGGAGCGACGTCGAGAAAGTGAGGATTATGATGAAAGACAGAGGACTTAAGAAGGACTTGGGCTGTAGTTCTGTTGGACCTGAACCCCTGGAGGATGTTTTTGAATTCTTAGCACAATAA
- the LOC121259324 gene encoding glutathione S-transferase-like — translation MAAIRVHGTPYSTAVARVLTTLYEKELEFEFVAIDMKAGEHKKEPFLSINPFGQIPGFEDGDLKLFESRAITKYIAQEYADKGTQFKCGDSKTAAIIGVWTEVEAHQFDPVASKLTWELAFKPRYGLATDTAIVEENEAKLAKVLDVYESRLAQSKYLGCGCITLADLHHLPNIHYLLGTQAKKLFDSRPHVSAWVDAITARPAWSKVLALQKQQG, via the exons ATGGCAGCCATCAGAGTCCATGGAACGCCTTACTCCACTGCTGTGGCGCGAGTTCTCACTACCCTGTATGAGAAAGAGCTTGAATTTGAGTTTGTTGCAATAGACATGAAAGCTGGTGAACATAAAAAGGAGCCCTTCCTCTCTATCAAC CCATTTGGTCAGATTCCAGGGTTTGAAGATGGAGATCTAAAGCTCTTTG AATCAAGAGCAATCACTAAATACATTGCCCAGGAGTATGCTGACAAGGGGACCCAGTTCAAATGCGGAGACTCTAAGACAGCAGCAATCATAGGGGTGTGGACGGAGGTGGAGGCCCACCAATTCGATCCGGTTGCTTCGAAGCTTACCTGGGAGCTGGCATTCAAGCCTCGGTATGGCTTGGCTACAGACACAGCAATCGTTGAGGAGAACGAAGCAAAGCTGGCTAAGGTTCTTGATGTCTACGAGAGTCGACTGGCTCAGTCGAAGTACTTGGGATGTGGCTGCATCACCTTGGCGGATCTGCACCACCTGCCCAATATACACTACTTGCTGGGCACTCAAGCTAAAAAGCTCTTTGATTCCCGTCCCCACGTCAGTGCATGGGTAGATGCTATCACAGCAAGGCCAGCTTGGTCGAAGGTCCTTGCCCTGCAGAAGCAGCAAGGATAA
- the LOC121259323 gene encoding glutathione S-transferase F13 codes for MGLKLYGLPMSTNTTRVMACLHEKGVDFELVPVDLFGGENRQPSFLAKNPLGRIPVLEDGDLTLFESRAITAYVAEKFKETGTDLLRLQNPKEAALVKVWLEVESHHFDPAITPIMFEHFVAPILGKTPDQAAIDASLEKLGKVFDVYESKLSCTKYLAGDFFSLADLHHHACTHYFMKTPWASFVNDRPNVKAWWEGISSRPAFMKVAEGMTFVEKK; via the exons atgggTCTCAAGCTTTATGGACTTCCCATGTCCACAAACACCACTCGCGTGATGGCCTGCCTTCACGAGAAGGGTGTAGATTTTGAGCTTGTTCCTGTTGACCTTTTCGGCGGTGAAAACAGGCAGCCTTCTTTTTTGGCaaagaat CCCCTTGGCCGGATTCCAGTGCTAGAAGATGGTGATCTCACTCTTTTCG AATCTAGGGCAATTACAGCATATGTAGCTGAGAAATTCAAGGAAACGGGCACAGATCTCCTTAGGCTCCAAAACCCCAAAGAAGCTGCATTAGTGAAGGTGTGGTTAGAGGTAGAATCTCATCACTTCGACCCTGCAATCACTCccattatgttcgaacatttcgTGGCGCCAATACTTGGGAAGACTCCTGACCAGGCAGCCATTGACGCCAGTTTGGAGAAGCTGGGAAAAGTTTTCGATGTTTACGAGTCTAAGCTAAGTTGCACCAAATACCTGGCTGGTGATTTCTTTAGCCTAGCTGATCTGCATCACCACGCTTGTACTCATTATTTCATGAAGACTCCATGGGCTTCGTTCGTCAATGATCGTCCTAATGTCAAGGCATGGTGGGAGGGCATTTCTTCTCGACCTGCTTTCATGAAAGTGGCCGAGGGTATGACTTTCGTGGAAAAGAAGTAG